A single window of Bacteroidota bacterium DNA harbors:
- the gcvP gene encoding aminomethyl-transferring glycine dehydrogenase — MQIATNHKDEFVYRHNSPMRKDTEAMLKTIGVSSVEQLIDETIPAHIRLKERMKLPAALTEMELLSMLKQISENNKIYKNFIGQGYYGTHTPNVVLRNIFENPNWYTAYTPYQPEIAQGRLEALLNYQTMVIDLTGMEIANASLLDEATAAAEAMHLLHAEAKNEKANKFFVSELCFKQTIDVLITRAEPTGVEIVIGNHETVQLDDTYFGAIIQYPASNGEVFDYSAFMAQAAQNKVLVTVAADILSLTLLTPPGEWGADVVVGSSQRFGVPMGYGGPHAGFFATKDAYKRQMPGRLIGVSIDSQGNSALRMALQTREQHIKREKATSNICTAQVLLSIMASMYAVYHGPQGLKGIAGRVHGLTKALANTLTENGLKVANKNYFDTITVAVDNADAALANCVKSEININKINDKHISIAIDETHTVNDLVNLVNCLVGKIIDIKVPATTDLAVPATLARTSDYMTHPVFNSHHSEHEMLRYIKLLESKDLSLCESMIALGSCTMKLNATAEMIPVTYPGFSVLHPFIPREQATGYTQIFDELTEYLKQVTGFAGISLQPNAGAQGEYAGLMAIREYFKANGQSHRNIALIPSSAHGTNPASAVMAGMKVIVTKTLENGYIDIEDIRAKAIEHKDNLACLMVTYPSTYGVFEEGIIDICSIIHENGGQVYMDGANMNAQVGLTSPANIGADVCHLNLHKTFCIPHGGGGPGMGPIGVAAHLVPFLPGHAVVDMKGGNKSMHAVSAAPWGSASILLISYAYIRMMGTEGLENATKYAILNANYIKARLEKHYQILYVGSKGRCAHEMILDTRVFKQASGVEVSDIAKRLMDYGFHAPTISFPVAGTVMIEPTESEAKHELDRFCDAMISIRNEVTAIENGTADKTDNVLKNAPHTASMVTADDWKHNYSRQEAAFPLPFVRAAKFWPSVGRINDTYGDRNLICACIPVEAYAEQASN, encoded by the coding sequence ATGCAAATAGCAACTAACCACAAAGACGAATTTGTTTATCGTCACAATTCACCAATGAGAAAAGACACTGAAGCCATGTTAAAAACCATTGGTGTTAGTTCGGTTGAGCAACTGATTGATGAAACTATTCCTGCTCATATTCGCTTAAAAGAGCGTATGAAATTACCGGCAGCTTTAACAGAGATGGAGTTGTTAAGTATGCTGAAACAAATTTCTGAGAACAATAAAATATACAAAAATTTTATTGGGCAAGGTTACTACGGTACACATACACCCAATGTAGTTTTACGCAATATTTTTGAAAACCCTAATTGGTATACAGCTTACACACCTTACCAACCGGAAATAGCACAAGGCCGTTTAGAAGCATTGTTAAATTACCAAACCATGGTTATTGATTTAACCGGTATGGAAATAGCCAACGCCAGTTTATTAGATGAAGCAACTGCTGCCGCTGAGGCAATGCATTTATTACATGCTGAAGCTAAAAATGAAAAAGCGAACAAATTTTTTGTTTCCGAGCTTTGCTTTAAACAAACTATTGATGTTTTAATTACACGTGCAGAACCAACAGGTGTAGAAATAGTTATTGGTAACCACGAAACTGTTCAATTAGACGATACCTATTTTGGTGCTATTATTCAATACCCTGCTTCTAATGGCGAAGTATTTGATTACAGTGCATTTATGGCACAAGCAGCTCAAAACAAAGTTTTAGTAACAGTTGCTGCTGATATATTAAGTTTAACATTATTAACTCCTCCGGGAGAATGGGGAGCTGATGTAGTAGTTGGTTCGTCACAACGTTTTGGCGTGCCAATGGGTTACGGTGGCCCACATGCCGGTTTTTTTGCTACCAAAGATGCATACAAACGCCAAATGCCGGGTCGTTTAATTGGTGTTTCAATTGATAGTCAGGGCAACTCAGCTTTACGTATGGCTTTGCAAACACGTGAGCAACATATTAAACGCGAAAAAGCAACATCAAACATTTGTACTGCTCAGGTATTATTGTCAATTATGGCAAGTATGTACGCTGTTTACCACGGTCCTCAGGGATTAAAAGGTATAGCAGGTAGAGTACATGGTTTAACAAAAGCATTAGCCAATACTTTAACTGAAAATGGTTTAAAAGTTGCTAATAAAAATTATTTCGATACCATCACTGTTGCCGTTGATAATGCTGATGCAGCTTTGGCTAATTGTGTAAAATCAGAAATCAATATCAATAAAATTAATGATAAACATATTTCTATTGCCATTGATGAAACACATACTGTTAACGATTTAGTTAACTTAGTAAATTGTTTAGTTGGAAAAATAATAGATATAAAAGTTCCGGCAACTACTGATTTAGCGGTTCCTGCTACTTTAGCCCGTACTTCAGATTACATGACGCATCCTGTGTTTAATTCACACCACAGTGAGCATGAAATGTTACGTTATATCAAATTGTTAGAATCGAAAGATTTATCGCTTTGCGAAAGTATGATCGCTTTAGGTAGTTGTACAATGAAGTTGAACGCAACAGCAGAAATGATTCCTGTAACTTACCCGGGCTTTAGTGTATTGCATCCTTTTATTCCGCGCGAGCAAGCAACGGGTTATACACAAATATTTGACGAGTTAACCGAATACTTAAAACAAGTTACCGGCTTTGCAGGTATTTCATTGCAGCCAAATGCAGGTGCACAAGGTGAGTATGCTGGTTTAATGGCTATCAGAGAATACTTTAAAGCAAATGGTCAATCACATAGAAATATTGCTTTAATTCCTTCATCAGCACACGGAACAAATCCGGCAAGTGCGGTTATGGCCGGTATGAAAGTAATAGTTACCAAAACACTTGAAAACGGTTATATCGATATTGAAGATATTCGTGCAAAAGCTATTGAACACAAAGATAACTTAGCCTGTTTAATGGTTACTTATCCATCAACATACGGAGTGTTTGAAGAAGGTATAATTGATATCTGTTCAATCATTCACGAGAATGGTGGACAAGTATATATGGATGGTGCTAATATGAATGCACAAGTTGGTTTAACAAGTCCGGCTAATATTGGTGCAGATGTTTGCCATTTAAATTTACACAAAACATTTTGTATTCCACATGGTGGAGGTGGACCTGGAATGGGGCCAATTGGTGTTGCAGCACATTTAGTTCCTTTTTTACCTGGTCATGCCGTGGTTGATATGAAAGGCGGAAATAAATCAATGCATGCAGTAAGTGCAGCTCCTTGGGGAAGTGCTTCAATCCTTTTAATTTCTTATGCTTATATCAGAATGATGGGAACAGAAGGATTAGAAAATGCAACTAAATACGCTATTCTAAATGCCAATTATATCAAAGCACGTTTAGAGAAACATTACCAAATTTTGTACGTAGGTTCAAAAGGCCGTTGTGCACATGAAATGATTTTAGATACACGTGTGTTCAAACAAGCTTCTGGTGTTGAAGTAAGTGATATAGCTAAACGTTTAATGGATTACGGTTTCCATGCGCCAACTATTTCATTCCCTGTTGCTGGTACCGTTATGATAGAGCCAACAGAGAGCGAAGCTAAACATGAATTAGATCGTTTTTGTGATGCTATGATTTCTATTAGAAACGAAGTAACAGCTATTGAAAATGGAACAGCTGATAAAACAGATAACGTATTGAAAAATGCACCTCACACAGCCAGTATGGTAACAGCTGATGATTGGAAACATAACTATAGTCGCCAGGAAGCAGCATTTCCACTTCCATTTGTAAGAGCTGCTAAATTTTGGCCAAGTGTAGGTAGAATTAATGATACCTATGGTGATAGAAACTTAATTTGTGCTTGTATTCCGGTAGAAGCATATGCAGAACAAGCAAGCAACTAA
- the secG gene encoding preprotein translocase subunit SecG translates to MLFLLILIIIACLLLTLVVLIQNPKGGGIAANFTAPNQIMGANRSTDVVEKSTWVLAIALIVLSLASNFLRPSGEVEATGTESRIKDNIEATTPVAPQQQAPQPTQQQAQPAATPADSAAQ, encoded by the coding sequence ATGTTATTTTTATTAATTTTAATTATTATAGCTTGCTTATTGCTAACACTAGTAGTATTAATTCAAAATCCTAAAGGAGGCGGAATAGCTGCTAACTTTACTGCTCCTAATCAAATAATGGGTGCAAACAGAAGTACTGACGTAGTAGAAAAATCTACTTGGGTATTAGCTATTGCGCTTATTGTTTTAAGTTTAGCATCAAACTTTTTACGTCCTAGTGGCGAAGTAGAAGCTACAGGAACTGAAAGCCGTATTAAAGATAATATCGAAGCTACTACTCCGGTTGCTCCTCAACAACAAGCACCTCAGCCAACACAACAACAAGCTCAGCCTGCAGCAACTCCTGCTGATAGTGCAGCACAATAA
- the lptE gene encoding LPS assembly lipoprotein LptE — translation MQKVIVVISICLCFFVFGCGVYSHTGASVPPDASTVSVAYIANVASIVNPLLSQNISEKLKQKFVNETPLKLVTTDGDINFVGKITNYEIRPAAITGNQTNALNRLTITIEITFENKKAPDKNFTRSFSNITDFSATDNFQAREAELSGKVVDMLVQDVFNAAFINW, via the coding sequence ATGCAAAAAGTGATAGTTGTAATAAGCATTTGCTTATGTTTTTTTGTTTTTGGTTGTGGTGTTTATTCGCACACAGGGGCAAGTGTGCCACCTGATGCAAGTACTGTTTCCGTTGCTTACATAGCTAACGTAGCCAGTATAGTTAACCCATTGTTGAGCCAGAATATTTCTGAAAAACTGAAACAAAAGTTTGTGAATGAAACACCTTTAAAATTGGTGACAACTGATGGAGATATTAATTTTGTAGGTAAAATTACCAATTATGAAATAAGGCCGGCAGCTATTACGGGTAATCAAACCAATGCTTTAAACAGGTTAACAATTACTATTGAAATAACATTTGAAAACAAAAAAGCACCGGATAAAAATTTCACCAGGTCGTTTTCAAACATTACTGATTTTAGTGCTACTGATAATTTTCAAGCACGTGAGGCCGAACTATCAGGTAAAGTGGTTGATATGTTAGTTCAAGATGTTTTTAATGCAGCCTTTATTAATTGGTAG
- a CDS encoding pyridoxal phosphate-dependent aminotransferase, whose amino-acid sequence MIVLADRLNKIVESNTLRMAKLSRELQAQGKDIINLSLGEPDFQTPIHIKEAAKKAIDDGYTFYTPVAGYLDLRQAISEKFQRENGLTYAADQIVVSTGAKHSIMNVMMALLNKDDEVIIPTPFWVSYSEMVKLNDGKPVYVHSTVDQDYKPTPAQIEAAITDKTKIFIFSSPCNPTGSVFSKDELYNIAKVFEKYPQVSIIADEIYEHINFKGKHESIGQFDFIKDRVITVNGMSKGFAMTGWRLGYIGAPKLIAQACEKLQGQFTSGTNAIAQRAALAALQHDLKPTVAMTEAFQRRRDLVLGLMKDIPGFKVNIPEGAFYVFPDVSSLYGKSDGTTVINNCEDLCMYILHNANVALVGGDSFGAPECIRFSYATSDDKLVEALKRIKEAITKLK is encoded by the coding sequence ATGATAGTACTAGCCGATAGATTAAATAAAATTGTAGAGTCCAATACACTACGTATGGCTAAGCTTAGCAGAGAGCTTCAAGCACAAGGAAAAGACATTATCAACTTGAGCCTTGGCGAACCTGATTTTCAAACCCCAATCCATATAAAAGAAGCTGCAAAAAAAGCGATTGACGATGGATACACTTTTTATACCCCTGTTGCCGGATACCTAGATTTACGACAAGCTATCAGTGAAAAATTTCAACGCGAAAACGGGTTAACTTATGCTGCTGACCAAATAGTAGTATCAACCGGGGCGAAACATTCTATTATGAATGTAATGATGGCTTTATTAAACAAGGATGATGAGGTTATTATACCTACTCCATTTTGGGTAAGTTATTCTGAAATGGTTAAGCTGAATGATGGTAAACCTGTATATGTTCATAGCACTGTTGATCAGGACTACAAACCAACACCTGCTCAAATAGAGGCTGCCATTACTGATAAAACAAAGATTTTCATTTTTTCATCACCTTGCAATCCTACGGGTTCTGTTTTTAGCAAAGATGAATTATATAATATTGCTAAGGTATTTGAAAAATATCCTCAAGTTTCAATCATTGCTGATGAAATATATGAACACATTAATTTTAAAGGTAAACACGAAAGCATCGGCCAATTTGATTTTATTAAAGACCGCGTTATAACCGTAAATGGCATGAGTAAAGGCTTTGCCATGACCGGGTGGCGTTTGGGTTATATTGGTGCTCCTAAATTAATTGCTCAGGCTTGCGAAAAGCTACAAGGCCAGTTTACAAGCGGAACCAATGCTATTGCACAACGTGCAGCACTGGCAGCTTTACAACATGATTTAAAACCAACAGTGGCCATGACGGAGGCTTTTCAAAGAAGAAGAGACTTAGTATTGGGTTTAATGAAAGATATTCCGGGCTTTAAAGTAAACATACCTGAAGGCGCTTTTTATGTATTTCCGGATGTAAGCAGTTTATATGGTAAAAGTGATGGAACAACCGTAATTAACAATTGCGAAGATTTGTGTATGTATATTTTACATAATGCAAATGTAGCACTGGTTGGTGGTGATAGTTTTGGCGCTCCTGAATGTATACGTTTTAGTTATGCCACCAGCGATGATAAATTAGTAGAAGCCTTGAAAAGAATTAAAGAAGCTATTACTAAACTTAAATAA